The Brassica oleracea var. oleracea cultivar TO1000 chromosome C7, BOL, whole genome shotgun sequence sequence ATCACCTTCATACATCTCTTGGGCTCCACAGACTCCATAAAACATCTCATTGATCTCGTCCTTTGTGTAGATCTCTGGTACCAGCTTGGTCTGTGTGAATAAGCTAGCATGTTCAGGAAGACATATGTAGCTTGGCTCATCTCTCGAAGCTCTTTCCAGAAGTCTTCTGATATCTCTGTTGTGAACACAAATGGTGCATCCCCTAGATCTCTGGCGTATCCCTGATCATCTCTGTAGACTCCATACTCATTTTTCTCTTCTTAGTAGAAGTTCCTGGTACCGTAGAAATCAAAGGCCCTTCTCCCGAATTCTGGACGTCTGTCGACCGATGTTGGGAAGTCAACGTCGATTGATGGTCGAGTGGGATGGTGAGACTTTTGTTTGAAGCTTTTGTCTATGCCACCATGTCATAGAACTCTTTTGTATCCTTCTGTTGGTATTCCGGAATGTTGCGTTGATGTACGAACAAATTTTCTGCTCCATTGGCTGTCCGAAGGATGTCTGCAATATCTTTTCGAGATACTTTCAGTATACGTCCGTCTATTGCTCTTGCATAGCCATCTGGATCCCTGAAAACACCAAATTCGTCTGGAATCATTGTTCCGTCGTGGGTTCGGAGCTTTCACGAGGATGGGCTTCTCGTTTTCCTTGTCGAACGTGAACGGAGATGAGGAAGAAGGTTCCCATGACTGACCATCGGATTCGGGTTTACGAGCAGACAATCATCATCGTAAGAGCCGAAGAGGAAGAGGAAGAGAGAGAGAGAAGAGAAAAAAAATTAGCCAACAATAAAGTTACACGTATGGGGTTTTTAGTGATTCTAAAAGTGTTGGTTTTAGGGGCGGTTCTCTCTCTTTTTCCTTTTTTCCATTTATTTTTTTGGTTTTTTTTTTAAGAACTCCCCTTTCAAACCACCGATGGAGGTGGTCTTAGGCTCTTATCCTCAAGCTGTGGGAAGGCGCTAGACTCACCGGTTCTCTCCTCGTCTTCCTGGATTTGATCTCCTTGCTTTCAATCTCACAGTCTCCTATATCCTCTTGGAGCTTCTCCTAATAATGTACAGCTTTGTTATGTCTCGTCTCTCCTCTTCTTCAACTCAGTTCTTAGTTTACTTGGGTGTCTAGTTATTTGATCTTTTAAATCATATAGTACTTGCTGGTGTGTATGGAATGCAATACTCTTAAATAATTATATACTAATATTTTTTTTTTAATTTTTAAAATTTTGAGTAAGATATGTACATTTTTTGTAAAATGGTAGAGTGTGTTAATTAACATGAATGATCCAAAAATCCTCGCCACACGTCTGAGAAGTTAACAGGCCCACTAGAAACCCAAATCATACATTTAGAGCCCATTAAATTTCACGAATCCTATTTTCCCTCTCTCAGAAGATTGATTAGAAGGGGAAAAAGAAACAAAAGGTCGTGAATGTCTCCGTCCCTCTTCAGGTCTCACGCAAGCTAAGGATCGGAATCAGGAATATTCCGGCTGCCTGTGAATCTCCGCCGTTATTAGAAAACGGAAAATCGTTAGTCGGTTTAAGAAAGGGAAGAGATTGTCTACTGATGTGCAGAAGCGGTTAGTGTGAGGAAGTTAGCGAAGGATTATGTCTCTGAGGATAAAATTAGTGGTGGATAAGTTTGTGGAGGAGCTGAAGCAAGCTCTTGACGCCGATATACAAGATCGGATCATGAAGGAGAGGGAGATGCAGAGCTATATCGAAGAGCGAGAGCGCGAAGTCGCTGAGCGAGAAGCCGCCTGGAAAGCCGAGCTCTCTCGCCGCGAGGTACAAGTTCTTGAATTGAATCGTTAGGGTTCAGAGAAATTCACCTGTGTGGATATGCTGATTTTAATGATTACTATTCGCTTATGCAGACGGAGATTGCTAGACAGGAAGCGAGGTTGAAGATGGAGAGAGAGAATCTGGAGAAGGAGAAGAGCGTTCTCATGGGGACCGCGTCGAGTCAGGATAATCAAGACGGAGCTCTGGAGATTACTGTGAGTGGTGAGAAATATCGGTGTCTTAGATTCTCCAAGGCCAAGAAATGAGGGGACAAAAGGGTGTGTGTACTATGTTACTCTCCTTTTCATTAGCAATTAGATAAGGATAAGTTTTGTTCTTTGTTTATGATGATGAAATGGAAAAGAAATTGTTGAAACGATACTAAGTTTGTGTAATAATTGATTTCAGTGAAGAAAAGTTTGTGTTTCCTGCTTTGTTTTGTTTGATTGCTGTGGTTTGCTGTCTTGCTGGTTTTTGAATCTCCTTACTTAGAGATTTTCTAGTTAGCCAAAATGAAGAACATCAT is a genomic window containing:
- the LOC106304062 gene encoding uncharacterized protein LOC106304062; the encoded protein is MSLRIKLVVDKFVEELKQALDADIQDRIMKEREMQSYIEEREREVAEREAAWKAELSRRETEIARQEARLKMERENLEKEKSVLMGTASSQDNQDGALEITVSGEKYRCLRFSKAKK